The Archocentrus centrarchus isolate MPI-CPG fArcCen1 chromosome 1, fArcCen1, whole genome shotgun sequence genome includes the window ATGTCAAAACTGGTCCCAGCCAGTGAAAACAGAAGATAAAATAACAATGTTGAAGTCCCCCACCGTTTAAAGAAACAAAGGTCACCGGACAAGTGAAACATTTACATTATAACTCGCTTCAATCCAAGTCTGGTGCTGTCTTTCTTACACTGGTTAGTTAGGCTTGTGCATCTTTTTTTATGAATGTAAAGGGCCTCTACTTCTGCTTAATCATAGATTAAAAATCTGATTGACTTTTGAttctgggggggtgggggtggggtaggAGCAGGGATAGGTCTTTCTAACCTTCAGACTTTTCCCCCTTCAAACTTTCAGACTCCCACCCTTTTATCATATTGGTCAGTTCACACAGGAACCTCCCCCTGAACTGCAGCCAGAATCCCACACAAATCCCACAACAGGCTCCAGAGTTTAGTTATCCTACACTGTGGACACTGCCCACAGATAAACACTCTACAATGTTGTGCAGTCGTATGGCACTTCGTCGGCTCCAGAGGATTGCAATTACGCCTTTGAATATTACCGGGAGTCTAACAAGCAGTGTGCAGAGGGAGATGTCAACCCTACCGCGCGTATATGTCACACGGCAGATCCCACCTGACGGCCTGAAGATCCTGCGGGAGTCTGGCCAGTGAGTCTTAGTGTTCTGTTCTGTTACTTAAAATAGAGCATTTAAGTGTTTGAATGTTACTACTTGGTGTGTGCTGCAGCTGATTTGACAGTAATCACGCTAAGCAGCTTGAATTTCTGGTTTGAGAGGTTCATCATTTACTTTGAGCAAACATGACTGCTAATGTTTGCCTCAGGGTCTTGTCAAATAAAGCTCATAGTCTAAAGGGTATTCCCCCAGAACTGCACAAATGTTACACTGGACCTTAAAATCCTAGTATTTCTATCAAGAACCCTGCTAGTTTGAGATTCTGTCGCTCTAAGGATAGCCattatataaaaatgtgaacCCTGCATTGCTTTACTTTGTACACTTTTGTATCACTTCACCACCTTCAACcagtaaatttttaaaaattggatTTGATTTAAATTTTCAGTCATATGACTTCTGTTTTCCCAGGGTGCAGTTTGAGCTGTGGGACTCAGACGACATACCGGTACCCAGGAAGGAGCTCCTTCAGAAGGTCAAAGGTGTAGATGGTCTTCTTTGCGTGCTGACAGAAAAAATTGATGCAGAACTATTGGACGCTGCAGGTCTGGACATTGTCTTTGACAAGTAACCTAAATGCAACAAACAGCCTTgcatgtgtttatatgtgtgtgacaTATTCCTGTAGGTCCAAACCTCAAGGTCCTCAGTACGATGTCAGTGGGCTTCGATCATCTGTCTCTGCATGAGCTGAAGAAACGGTGATTTCCATCTTTCTGTTTCATGATAACACATTAACGTCAAAGGGGTTCCCATGTGAATGCCTTCCAGGGTCTTACTGATAATGATTTTCTTTGCAAAAAGGTTCTTAACATGTGGTGGCGGTGACATATTAATCTAAGATTGTTTGCAATGTTTATGTTTCCCCACAGAGGAATCCGTGTAGGTTACACCCCTGAAGTCCTGACAGAtgctgttgctgagctgacTGTAGCTCTGCTGCTCGCAACCTCCAGGAGGCTCATAGAGGCCACACACGAAGCCAAGACGTaacatcatatacaaaacacaatcacacataaatgtacaaaaatatacaggggttggacaatgaaactgaaacacctgtcattttagtgtgggaggtttcatggctaaattggaccagcctggtggccagtcttcattaattgcacattgcaccagtaagagcagagtgtgaaggttcaattagcagggtaagagcacagttttgctcaaagtattgcaatgcacacaacattatgggtgacataccagagttcaaaagaggacaaattgttggtgcacgtcttgctggcgcatctgtgaccaagacagcaagtctttgtgatgtatcaagagccacggtatccagggtaatgtcagcataccaccaagaaggatgaaccacatccaacaggattaactgtggacgcaagaggaagctgtctgaaagggatgttcgggtgctaacccggattgtatccaaaaaacataaaccaCGGCTGctcaaatcacggcagaattaaatgtgcacctcaactctcctgtttccaccaaaactgtctgtcgggagctccacagggtcaatatacatggccgggctgctatagccaaacctttggtcactcgcgccaatgccaaacgtcggtttcagtggtgcaaggagcacaaatcttgggctgtggacaatgtgaaacatgtattgttctctgatgagtccacctttactgttttccccacatccgggagagttacagtgtggagaagccccaaagaagcgtaccacccagactgttgcatgcccagagtgaagcatgggggtggatcagtgatggtttgggctgccatatcatggcattcccttggcccaatacttgtgctagatgggcgcgtcactgccaaggactaccaaaccattctggaggaccatgtatatccaatggttcaaacattgtatcctgaaggcggtgccatgtatcaggatgacaatgcaccaatacacacagcaagactggtgaaagattggttcgATGAACCTGAAAGTgtagttgaacatctcccatggcctgcacagtcaccagatctaaatattattgagccactttggggtgttttggaggagcgtgtcaggaaacgttttcctccaccagcatcacttCGTGATGGCCACTaccctgcaagaagaatggcttaaaatccctctgaccactgtgcaggacttgtatatgtcattcccaagacgaactgACGccgtattggccgcaaaaggaggccctacaccacactaataaattattgtggtctaaaaccaggtgtttcagtttcattgtccaacccctgtacataCACAAATGAGAATAGTGCAAAATAaattcttctctttctctctctcgtgCCAGTGGTGGCTGGGGCACGTGGAGAACGCTGTGGTTGTGTGGTTATGAGCTGGCCAATAGCACTGTCGGCATTCTTGGACTAGGCAGGATCGGTAAGCAGCTCATCATGAATCCAAGCTTTACATCAGCGTATCATCAAAGTGCCATTTCCAtcaattttgtgttttctaCAATATGTGCTTGGACTCTAAGGTGTGGCTATTGCTGAGCGTCTGGCACCTTTCAAAGTAAAGAAGTTTATCTACACAGATGTGGCCCCCAGGCCCGAGCTGGCTGATGCCATCAATGCAGAATATGGTAAGGAAATCTCAGCAAAGACACTACTCTGTTATGAAGAGTGCTCAGTGACAGATCCTGTGTCAGCAAGGTTAAGTAGGGGCAACTTTAAAGGGCTACTCAAACGATAAggctttttaaaaccttttgaCTTTTCATAAGTCTCTTTTGAAATTCTAAGAGCTACCCAAAAAATTAATGTGATAATTTACACCAGTCAGGcaaaacattatgaccacctgtctaatattgtgttggtcccacttttgctgccaaaacggTCCTGATCTGTCCAGGCATGTACctcactagacccctgaaggtgtgctgtggtatctggcacaaagatgttagcaacaggtcctttaagtcctgtaagacgtgaggtggggcctccatggatcagacttgtttgtccagcacatcccacagatgctcaggTTGGATTGAGATGTGGGGAATTTGGAGGTCAAGTTGTCGGGTCGTGGTTGCGGCTCTCTCCCACTGCCCCCCTTACCAGGCGAAAGTGAGACCAATGaaagcaaatgcaccttgataGTAATtccacactttacaaaaactcactggagatgagcaggtttcgtttccaggatttattgaagcacaaagttaaacaaagcacaagaaagcaaaaagccctcccGGGAGTGTGTGCCTTTGGAGTCGTTACAGAAGAGATAGGAAGAGCAAAAAGTGCGCTAAAAGGAGCCCAATAGAGCCAAAAAGAGAAGCTCTCTCCCAACCTTGCCTCTGCCTTTTATCGCCCAAACTCGCACCTCCCCTTGCTGTTATCAGGAACAATGGGCATAGAAGGATGCTCCCAATCCACTATGTATTGTACTAGTTCGATCCTCATGCATAGGCTCCATGACTGTTATCTGGGCTGtcataaacaaacaacttttcCCACGTGAAAATACCTCCCACCGGAGCACTTCTATCCATGTTTTCACATTATAAGAAACACTTTTAGGGCGGTCTTATCTCAATACACAATTTCTCCCTCACATTACAGTAGCTCAGGTGGGACTTCAACTCCCCTTTCCAGGACACACACTTCCCGCTACCAGACCTTCACTCTGGCAATactgtgtcaaaagtgcactgtgtacaaaggtgaacctctaaatatgaatgagtgcagtACTACCAGTGGAAAAACCCAAGTACCTGGCTTAGGAAgcctcagtcctttccactcacctaagGCATGCAGTGTTctagtgtgtgagtgacaatataggtgacaaataatatataatgtgaccaataatccagtgtgtgtgattaatatatgtaacattacatgatataaaaatattgatagaaaatactgatgtcgaATGATAAAAATACACCACAAAGTCAACACCTCTAActtgttgttgtgctcctcaaaccgtTTTGGgcagtagctcgtctgttggattggaccacaTGGACCAACCTTCACTCCCCAGGcacatcagtgagccttggccacccatgacTCTATCGCTGGTTCTCCACTGTTCTTTCCTTGGACCATATTTGATAGATACTGATCcatgcagaccaggaacacctgACAAGAGCTGTAGTTTTGGATGCTCTGACCAAGTCCTCTAGCCATCACAGTTTGGCCCCTGTCAGACTCACTCAGATCCTAATGCTTACccattttcctgcttctaacacatcagcattgaggacaaaatgttcacttgctccctaacaTATCCCCACCTACTAACAGGTGCCAAGATGAAGAGATAATccgtgttattcacttcacctgtcagtggtcgtAATTTTATGCCTGTGCTGTAAGTGATATTAGTGCATCCAGTCTAGTTTATCTTATTTCTATTagctaaaatgtttttaatcacaCCTTGTAttagttttcagtttatttttaataatcctGCCTTGTTCCTGGTTCTAGTCTCTTTTGATGAGCTGGCAAAGCAGTCGGATTTCCTGGCTGTGTGCTGTGCTTTAACACCGGAGACAAAAGAGATCTGCAATAAGAACCTCTTCTCCAAGATGAAACAAACCTCCATCTTCATCAACACAAGCAGGTACCCTTACCTGAATTACATGCATGACCCAAGACCCCACAAGTGATCTGTGAGTGTTGTACTAACATGCGGTTTAACTGGTTATTTTCCTTTATTGATCaccatttaataaacaaaatgcaaggcAACGGTTTAAATAAATGTCCATTGTTTCCCCAACTTCAAATATTCATATTTGAGATTTTAGAATTACTCACAGCTTCACAAAAATGACCTCTGCAGTTAATTTTCTGTCAGTCAACTAATTATTTAACCTCTTAGTTAGTGAGTTGTGTCTGAGGAAATGGGCATATACAGTGGGTAATCAACAGTAAGGATTTGTCCTCTAGCAGACTGATTTAGCCCTTTGTGTCTATGACTGTGATTTTGTACTGTGCAGAGGTGGGGTGGTAAACCAGGAAGACCTGTATGAAGCTCTGTCCACTGGGCAGATTGCAGGAGCTGGATTAGACGTCACTGTTCCTGAGCCGCTGCCAACCAACCACCCACTGTTTACACTTAAAAATTGTGGTGAGCATTCTGCTACATTGAACTAGTTTTTGACCATGCTTGGTTCTCCCTGCctatcatttgtttttaatactttatcTTTCTGCAGTGATTCTACCCCATATTGCGAGCGCCTCCTATACGACCCGTAATGCTATGTCCTCCCTGGCAGCAAACAACCTTCTCCTGGGGCTGCGGGGAGAGCCGATGATCAAAGAGCTCAAGCTTTAAGAAGAAAGTGGTTCCACTCTGAAAAGTGATCAGATCATTGATGATTAACTCCACTTACacaaatctaattttttttgcaGACTGAAATAAATCCATGTAGTGTTCTTATTGTTTTCTTTAGTCTTCAATTTTACATCTTTTAATTTGAGGTGTACAGCTCTGCGAAAAAGTATTTGACCCCTTCATGATTTGAtttctttgcatatttttcacacttaagtttcagatcatcaaaaaaaaaaaaagaatattgggCAAAAATAACCTGAGAAAATACAAAGGcagcatttaaatgattttttattaatgggagaaaaaaaaggctatCAAAGTAGTTGCCCCCCCTAAACCTTATAACCTAATGCGGTTGCATACCCTAAGTGTGTTTGAGCTTCAGGaccacaaactgatggctggacattctccttcaggattttctggtagagagcagaattgaTGGTTCAATCAGTTATGACAagtcgtccaggtcctgaagcagcaaagcagcccagACCATCATATTActgccaccatgtttgactgctggtatattgttttttatgaaatgttgtTAGTTTTATGGCAGATgtacgggactcaaaccttccaagaatttcagcttttgtctcataAGTCTACAGAACATTTTcctaaaagtcttggggatcgttaagatgtttttttgaaaatgtgagaTGAACCTTTGTGTGCTTTTTGGTCACACTGAACCTCTCCCAAAGAAGCCATTTTTTGCTCAGTCTGTCTCGTTGTTGAATCGTgcactctgaccttaactgaagccagtgaggcctgcaggtctttagatgttgttctggattattttgtgacctcctggatgagtcatcaaTGCACTCTtgggagtaattttggtaggccagccgctcctgggaaggttcactactgttccaagttttctccatttgtgaatAATGGCTAAAGAATTAGAAAGGGCTTTGCAATCCTTTTCAGAGTGATGATgtaaatgactttgtttctcagctgtttctttggattgtggcatgatgtgttccTTTTTGAGATCCTTTaacctacttcactttgtctgacaggttctatttaagtgggTATTATGCTTTCACAAAGGGCCAGACAGACCTGGTTAGCTTTTTGCCATTAATAGAggaaattatcatttaaaaactgcattttgagtTTACTCAGTTTGTTTGATGACCTGaaatgtgtgacaaatatgcaaaaaaaaaaagaaaagaaatcaggataggggcaaatacttttttcatgaCACTGTATTTGATAAGAAGGTTGCACACAAACTGAATTTCATCGCATTTTTATTCAGCCTATTCAACAACTGAACATACTATACAATCTTAAAAGTCTTCAACAGTAAAGAGACAAACATTTAGCCATCTCACGGTTACACTATGGGAGttatacagaaaaaacaaacagaaaattagCAATTTTGGCATATCAACAAAAACCCGGCTTTACAAACCAGAGGGCATAAGGCAGTGACTTAAGTAATAAATTCAGGCCCTTATACatatttctttttaagaaatCAAATGTATTCATGCAGGGGGTAGTACAGTCAGTGCATTTTTCTGAAATTCATATGAACCGTTTATTCAACAGTTGAAGATGACAGCACCTAGCAAGCTTCTGGGTGTGACATGTAAGTCAAAAATGTGCCTGATCATatatttacctttgtatttttcACAATTGCAGAAGTAGCTACCTCCCTTCATGATGAGAGAACAGGCTGAATGCCTGAACAGGGGAATAAACATCAGATTGAACCATCAACAGTCATTTTAATTGACTTAACCAGAGTTGTGAATTAAATTTACCAAGAAAATAACTTAAAGGGcaattttacttaaaaaaaaaaagcgtcaCCTTGTAAAGGGCTGACAGTGTGATCACTCTACAGTACAATAAGGTGCCAACTAGGATTGAAAACAATGATCGTGTCTCACTGACAGCTCAAGTGTCACAATACATCAATCATTAATGCATACaaaaaggcaaacatgttaatgtgttttttttgttcactaAAGCAGAACTATACAACACCACATGAACACCGTTTGAAAAAACATCCTGCCATCCAATAAGGCCGTTCTGTTTTACAACCTGCAGGAAGTCTGACAGGTGGCAGCAGAAAACCTTCATGTGATATTATTTTTGCAAATCCtgtttatattctttttttcgTTTTAGCTTATACAAATCTTTAATTGTAACATAGTTGTCTTGTAATTTACAGCATTTCTTGACATTTATCaagttacattaaaatacagatacataaaataaaacacaaaaagtctcgtaattaacaaaaaacaaacaaaaatctttgttttttttccccactttcccCATGTGAAATATTCCTTTAGTGATATTACATTTTCCTAGAATAGCGGAAATCCTTCatgatcataaaaaaaaaaaaaaaaaaaaaagctaaaatctTGGTTTTAATTTCCAGCCCAacagaataataaagaaaaaaaaaaacattaagagCTGAGTGAGTTGGATGGTTGCATTACAAAGAAGACATTTTCACACAGTAACATTCCAGTAAACATTGTTAGTTGTAAAAAAAGACTGATTTGTCTCAGTGTTTTGTATCAGAAGCAACATTATATGTAAAGAGACATGTAAAAAACACTCAAGTACAGTAGCAAACATACCAACAATGTTTACATCTTTAAGAGTTGTTTTGTCTCTTCTCGAAGAGATGAAACGTATCAGAAATGTGCCATATTTACATctctaaagcatttttttttttgccaacacAGGCTAAACTCTTCACTGAAATGTCGCCATCCTTTCGATAAACACACAACACCGGAGAGCTGGAGCTTCCAATCGGTGTCCAATAAGGATGGAAAGTCTTGTAGTGCCGTATCTTTTACAATCACGATAGTGTTTTACAAATTTAGACAGAAAATGATGtgaacacagatttttttcttcctcctgatTACTGTGATTGTTTTACTTCAGTAAACACTGAAACTTCACTCTAAGGTCAACTATAATGCTGAGAGGGTAATTAGTGTAATTCAACCTTTTCCCCCAGAATTTATGACAAACTACAGGTATAAGTGTTTTAAAGCGAGGCTGTTAATCTTGCAGTCATATGACACATGAAGGCCTCCACGAGTACATTCTGAATGATTTGGCCTCTTACCAGAAACCTTCTCAACAATAAATAAGCTCAGCAACACCACCAGTGATGGACTGAAAGTCAGCCACAGAGGTTGATCACGTCACATGAATCTGACTTTAATTGGTCCGTTGCTTCGTTCCTGATGATGAACATTAATTAACAAAGTACTGATGACATTTCACTGCATAACAACAACAGAATAAAACCACCATTACAACACAAGATACTCTCATCTTCTCTGCTGGTTTCAAAATGCTACAGATTTCAGCATTAACCATGGCTGTCCCACACACTGGGGCCTCTGCCTTTTTCTGTATTGTACCCCAAAAAACATTAGTTCCTAGCACTTCCAAGCATAATGGCAACCAAAGTGAATGAATTCGTTTTTAAGTTGATATAACTGCCTGTGCACAGAACAAGGCACTGTAAATATGAACAGCTGGGATGACTCAATAGATGTGGGACGCTGCTACATGCTTTTACAAATGTGCACTCAATATTAATATAACTACAATATTTTACATGTCAGTCTTTAGTGCCGATGTTGCACAGCTGCCTCTGAGTGTTGCAATGACTGAATCCGATTTACTTCCAAGCGTACCACTAACAATGAATCGGCACTAAGGGTTCACCTCAAAAGAACTCAAGTTAAGTAAAAAATCCTGTGTGAttgtattctttttaaaaaaaacaaaacaaaacaaaaaaaaaacaaaacacacacacacacacacacacaaagaggctTTCAGTTTCAAAACCCAAGCCCAGACAGGGTTGGATCATATTATGTCCAAAGGCTGCATAATGTAAGATCCACATAATACTCAATATACTCATACAGGAAGGAGCCCGACAATTACAGGATTTTTACACCACATCCTGATATTTGGTGAATTAAATATCCAATGTCCCAACATTCTGGTTgacactgtttttctttcagacacatgaaatATAAACCGATTAGGAAAATGCAGTTATTCATTTACGCTCTGCCCTTCTCTGCTCGGATCAGCTGATGAGTGGAAACACTCTTTTCGAGGCTTCAAAATGAGAGTTCGCAAACATCACAATAGCTTTATTGAACTTTTATACTGTCTCTGCTCAAGACGTGGTTGAAGAGCGTTCCTTCTGTCTCTActctttaaattttcatttattggccGTTATAAATGCAGATACTGATAGATCAGTAAATAGCTAATATTGGCTAATAATATCAGCCCGCAGAGAAATTGGTCAGGCTTAAATACAGTCAAGTTTAAAGGGCACACTTCAACACCTTATAATGAATTAACAGCGAAAAATGTGCCAGTTTTGCATGTCCTATATCCCTATAATCTTTCTAAAagataaatgtaacttttagcAACTTGTCTTGGAGAAGATAATGTACAACTACATCTTTGGTCAGGACTGGTTAGTTTGGACAGAGCAGATAATAAAATTGTCTGTTCTGTTAGAGCTCCAGAGAACTTTCAACAGCTTTGTAACATTAAAGGCAGCTCCACTGATTCCTAGTGTTTTaatctccacacacacacacacacacacacactgcccctACAGCAGGGCATTGGACATGTTACTGTTCTGCCAGCGCAGACAGGTGGTCTTGGAATGCTTGTATAGGTGTGAAGATTGACTGAAGCGTTTTCCGCACTTGAGACACGCGTAGGGTTTCTCTCCCGTGTGGACACGGATGTGTTTCTTGCAGTCAGTCAGGGTGAGGAAGGTTTTGCAGCAGATTTTGCAGGCGTATTTTCGTGCCCCTTCAACCACCAGGACATTGTGCTCAGAGAGAGCTTTTTTGCACTTGGACAGAACGTCTGCTGAAGCTCGGGTGAGCTGAGGGGGGAGGGAGGTGGGCCTGCCGCCCGTCATCTCATATCCCCCGTTCTCATTTAGAAGCAGGGGACCCGCTAGActtgaggaagaggaggcagcaTCCTGAAGAATACCCCCTACTCCCTCTTCTCCTCCCATGCCAGTGGTCATTTTTGGAGCAATGCGTCTGTAGCCTGGATAACTCAGACTTGTGCCACTGGCTCCTCCAGGCTCTCTTGAGGGTCGCCCCAGAGAATGAAGCCCCAGACTTGAGCGCTGGAAGTCCAAATCAAAAGGATCCACTCCTCCACGTCCCCCTCTTGCACTTGCCCCATTTCCCCTGGGGTTTCCTAAGCTATCATGCAGGGGGCGGAGGAACAGAGAATCAGCTTGAAGGTTATCTCCAAAACTGTTTCTACTCTCACCACCGAGTGGACCTGACTGcaaaagagaggaagaagcagAGCCAGAAGGCCCAGCAGCTTCCTGCCTCAGCAGAAAGTGATGTGCAACTGCATCCCCAGTTGTTGTGTTAGGAAGGTCGTCCTCTCCAGCAACCATCCCCGAGCCGCTAGTCGCAAAATCCTTTTGGCTGAGAAAGCTGGAAATGCTGAAACCAGGTTTGCCACTCAGGTCATTATTACACCCAAAACCTCCCCTGTTCCCACTTCCTCCTCCCATGCTGCTCTTGAGAAGGAGCTGGGAGCTCGGCTGGAGAAGAGAGTCGGAGCTGGGCTGGGgttcagaggtgaagctgcggTCGCTGCTCTCTGGGCTCAGCTCCAccttctcctcatcctcctggcACCCAGGCTCAGGCGGGTCGCTGCCTTCGGCCTGCGACGTGACGTCGCTGGTTTCATCAGCCGGCTCGGGAGAACTTAGCGGCTCACGTTTAACAACCACctaagaaaagcaaaaaaaaagtttcagctAAGGCCAAGGCAGATTCACACTTAAGATTCTGAAGTAAGAATGACTTAATATTCAGCTCACAATACTGCCTAAATGTCTCGCAAGTGGCTAGAGTTGACACTGTTTTATTCTGGATTTGAAGATAATCTTGGAGCACTTTTGCACAGTGAGTTACAGAGCTTGGTAGAATATTAGGACTCTCCTCACAGTCAGCACCCGAAAGAGTAACATCACCTGCTCTAAAACTATTCTCTTGCACAAACTTGCTTTGCATTACCAGGGcgttttttttccagcatttcaTTCTGAAATAAAGAGGAAACATCAAACCATTTCCCCCTGTTTCTGTCACAGTGCAGTGCTGCTTTGTTGACATGTCTTGGCAACTGTAATTTAATCAAGTGGATATTTAAAACTTCCAATTATTGCAATTATCTGTACATGATTTATTTTGTCACTTCATGTTGTTAAATtataattttgtgttatttaaagtTTATACTTTATACTGAAGTAGGTActctgcattactgcagtacAGTTTACAGTAATGGATGGTGAGGTGCAGGAGAGGCTGTTGTGTTCATGATTGCTATTATGTCTTGATTATACTCGGACAAGGACAGCTGGAGAGCCAATGACTGAGTTGTCATTCACGTTATACTTTGAAAGAATGGAAAATCTCTGCAGTCTAtgtggtcacaaaaaaaaaaaacccccaaaaaaccgCATGTCTGCCTGCCACTATAAGATGACAAAATTTCTATCACTTGGACCCGAATGGACTTCCGGATTCATGAAGTATAAACAAGGGTTCAGGTTAGGTCATTAGTTTGAATTTAAGTGGATGACACTCTTAATCATTACCTGCCAAACTCCACCTTTACACAATACATTACCTAGGGGTTGGAAAGCAGCTCATTTAACATCTGCTTATATTTCATGAAATGTCGCAAACTGaacacacagacagcagtgaaCCTTGGAgccagcacaggtcagctgtcACAGCCCGTCCCAAGGAAAACAAACCCTCACAACGGAAATTATGTATGAATTATTTCTAAGCGAgtcattttcatcatttcaccTGCTGCACTGCTATACACGATCTTAtgactcctccacctgtccaATCCCTTAACCCCTGGTTGCATTAATGAAGTTCAAACTTGCAATTTCTGTTAAGTTTGTGTATTTCATAGGAGCAAGCCTCAGAGAAAGGGTGGGAGAGTTTTACATATGGAAATACTCCTGCCTGAGACCCACTGAAAAGACAAACATAAGGCCCAGCTTTACCTTCTGTTCCTCTTCTtcgttctcctcctcctctgttcctgattttattttcaCCCCTGCTCTGTTATTCTGCTGCTGATCCTGCTCATCCATGTCCTCTTCTTTGTTCACACCTCCCTGAAGTCTCCCCAAGTTCTCCCCTTCACAGCGTCCACTGTCTGACTGACTGGGCATCTGAGGGTCATCTTGGGATGCAGCTGCTAACCCAGTGATTGAAACATCAAGTTTGGATTCGTCTCCCATCTTGTGGGAGTCTGGGGAAAGAAGAGCTCCCTCCTCTCGCTCTGCATTCACCCCTTCTTCTCCTAACAACCCCAGGTTAGGCGCTGAAGGACGCTGTCTCTGTCTGGGTCTCTCCTCTGAAAGACCCAGCGCCAGAGAGGGCTTCCGTTTGTGGAAGCGTCGGATCGGAAAGGAGGCCCTCTGATCAACCACCCTACTGCCGACTACATTTCCCACCCTGTCGTCCTCCATCCCACCCAAAGCGGAGCTCACCAAGCTGAGCCCCAGCTGCTGAAGCAAGA containing:
- the LOC115786289 gene encoding glyoxylate reductase/hydroxypyruvate reductase-like, whose protein sequence is MLCSRMALRRLQRIAITPLNITGSLTSSVQREMSTLPRVYVTRQIPPDGLKILRESGQVQFELWDSDDIPVPRKELLQKVKGVDGLLCVLTEKIDAELLDAAGPNLKVLSTMSVGFDHLSLHELKKRGIRVGYTPEVLTDAVAELTVALLLATSRRLIEATHEAKTGGWGTWRTLWLCGYELANSTVGILGLGRIGVAIAERLAPFKVKKFIYTDVAPRPELADAINAEYVSFDELAKQSDFLAVCCALTPETKEICNKNLFSKMKQTSIFINTSRGGVVNQEDLYEALSTGQIAGAGLDVTVPEPLPTNHPLFTLKNCVILPHIASASYTTRNAMSSLAANNLLLGLRGEPMIKELKL